Below is a window of bacterium DNA.
CGCGCCGGTTGCCTTACATGACCCCAGTCCTTTGGATTACAAATCCAAAGGGCGGGGGCTTTAAAAACATCCCATCCCATAATCAAAAATTATGAGGCGGGGGCAGAGTAACTTAGCGAGCAAATACTTTTCTCTCCGCTTTTCAATTAAAGCTAAAATAATGCAGAAACTTTTGTGCACTTTAAAGCGTGGCTTTAAAGTACAACAAAACTCTGGTCGCCCAGCCTAACGCTGTCAGGCTAGACTCCCGATTTATGTGGGTGATGCAGGAATCGAACCTGCGACCCCTTCCGTGTGAAGGAAGTGCGCTACCGCTGTGCCAATCACCCATTACCTCTTAAAAAACGCGTAAACGCTTAACAAATATGTATTTTTTTGTGAAGAAAATAATTAGGGAACATTGTTGACTAACTAAATTAAAAGTGCCAAAAAAAAATGTTATTCCAATTATTCAAGAACGCTCCCTATCAATATGCCTAAGGTATCTATCCTCACACCTGCTTTTCAAACAGAAAGTACCATTGTTCGAGCTGTTAAAAGCGTTCTTGCCCAAACTTTTTTAGATTGGGAAATGATTATTATTGCAGATGATGGTTACGATTATGATTCTTTTCTCAAACAAGAAGGAATACACGATAAACGACTCAAAATTATCAGCACGGGTAAAAATAAATCGGGGCCTTCTCATGGCAGAAACTACGGGCTCAATGCCGCAACAGGCCCTTTCATTGCCTGCTTAGATGCGGATGACGCCTTCCATCCTCAAAAACTTGAAAAGATAGTCCCATTTATTAATCAACATAGCCTGGTTACAAGCAATATCTTCTATATTGACCATGCCACCGAAAAAGAACTGCACAACCATAATTTAGTAAGCACTCAGGGACTTGTAGATTTAAAAACCAGTTTTCTGGTTAATCTCCATACCAATTCTCTTTTAGCATTTAACCGTAATACTATTCGCTGTCAGTGGCCTCATCATATAACACGTATGGAAGATGGTGTTTTTTTAGCCGCCTGTTTTGACTATGTAGATTATTGCTATTACTTACCCGAAAAGCTCCATTTTTATTATAAAAGGCAGGGATCGTTATGTAACGTTCCAAATGCCGGAAAATTATTTACACTCCAATGCCAACAAATTTTAATTTTAATCCGTGAAGGAAAAATCGGCATCCGTAACCCTCACGCCGTTGCCATACTAGAACGTTTTATAAAACGGCAACTCCGCCTTGAGGCCCTCTTTGAAGAACAGCATGCCAATAAAATCTGCGTCGATTATCAAGATTTTATGACAAAAAATAAGCCGATAATTTATGATTTTTAAGCGGACTTTTAGAACAACTAAACAAGTTTAATGATGATGATGCCCGTGCGGGCCATGGGCATGGCCATGCATCATTTCTTCGTCGGTAGCATCACGGATTTCTACAATTTCAATATCAAATGTTAAATCCTGATCGGCTAAAGGATGATTACCATCTAAGGTAACGTGTGTTTCGGTTACTTCGGTTACTGTAACAGGCATAGAACTTTCCTGGGAAGCACCTACCATAAATTGATCGCCTACATTAATTTTTTTGGTGGGGAGTTGAGATTTTTCTACAGTCATTTTAAGTTTATCGTCACGGATACCATATCCTTCGGCGGCTGGTACGTTTACTTTTTGTTTATCGCCTACTTTAAGCGCGCTAATACGGCTTTCTAAACCGGGGATAATTTGGCCAGATCCTTCCATATAATAAAGGGGCTCTTGTCCAGCAGATGAATCGAGGGTTTCACCCTTGGTATTAGTTAAAGTATAGTGAATTGCTAGTACACGTGGTTTCATAAAATATCCCTCATGCTCGCCAAGGCTTTATTGCAAAGGCAAAAAACAAGACGCTTGCTATCGTCTTTTTATGCAAATTTGACAAGGCTTATTTTACTTCACTAAGACGGTAAAACGACTTGCCGGAACAAGAGTCGGACCCACTACAACGCCATCGGCAATCAAGATTAACCCTTGAATAAAAACGATTGGGAACAATGCTCATATTCACATCACACGAACCCATATCGGGTAAAACATCGGTTAAATTTTCACCATCACAAGCCATAGCATAACCACCGGGCTTTATATGATGCAACCAGTCCACTTTTTTAAGATTTGTTTTACAATCAATATTATCGGCCTTCCAGGCCAAACAACTTTTACCACGATGCTCAAACTTTTTGCCCGTAGCCATTCCAGTGCACTCGGCAGTTCCCTGAGATGTTACTTCAGACAGTGTATAGGTAAAAGCATGTTCGCTAGCCACCATTTGGTCAAAAATCATGATGGGAGCGTAATCGGCTTTGGTTTGAATGGCCTTGGCGTAAACGGTTGTTGAAATGAGAAAGAGGAAAATGAGAAAAATATTTTTTATGTTCATGAATTCCTTTAGATTAAAAAAATGTGCCCCTAAATCTTTTTTCAAAAGCTTTAGGGACTATTTTTTTCTAGGCTTCTAGACCCGCCATTCCAGGCGGGGCTATAAGCCAAGAAAAAAATGGAGCAGAGCGGGATCGAACCGCCGACCTTCTGATTGCGAACCAGACGCTCTCCCAACTGAGCTACTGCCCCGTACCTTAATGTAAAAACTAAAATATCCGGGGCTTGTCCAGCAAAGCGGGGCTGCCCCACTCTAAAACCTACGCCTCCCCCACCTTCAGCGTATTGTCCTGAGAATAACTTCTAATATCAACTAAACGAGCCTTAAGCTCGGCTATCTGCTGTTTTTCATCGTCGGTATGAGCCAATTCTTCTAACTTCAATAATTCTTCTTTAAACGGTTCTTCCAATCGGTTTTCCAAATACAAACGGGCCAGCTCCAACTTGATGGGAAATTCATCCGACTTAAGGGTGTCGTTATCCTCCATCATCTTGGCTTTTTCAACCTGAAAAGTAAGCGCACGCATGGAATTATTTTCTTCCATGGCAATTTGCGACAATTCACTTAAACATTTAGATAACAACTGTGTTTCGTAAGGTAATTTTTTATCTTTCGACTCCAAAATTTGCTTAGCCAACAAAAAGCGCCGTGTCGCCTGTGGTAAATTATTTTGATACCGATAAATAAGACCCTGATTCACCAGAAGCGCCGCCTTGGTTGTTAAATCGTTTAAATGAACGCTAATTTCTAGCGCACGCTGATAGTTTTTAAGAGCATCTGGGTATTTTTCACTTACTAAATACACATTACCCAAACCATTATAAGCTCTTAGCAAAATGGACAGCAGATTTTCCTTGTTGCAAATTTCAATACAGCGCTCGTATTCAGATATAGCTTTAGATAATTTTTTAACAGCCCTGTAACACTCGGCCAATGTATATTGAGCCCGCGCCAAGGGCTCCAAATAGGGTAGCGTGGAAAAAATTTTTACATCTTCTTTTAAAATTTCAATGGCGTTTTCAAAATCTTGCATGCGGTAATACACGTGCCCTAAATCGTTATTAGTAACGCGCTTAATTTCGTTTTTAGAAAGCGATTTCGATTTA
It encodes the following:
- a CDS encoding glycosyltransferase family 2 protein, producing MPKVSILTPAFQTESTIVRAVKSVLAQTFLDWEMIIIADDGYDYDSFLKQEGIHDKRLKIISTGKNKSGPSHGRNYGLNAATGPFIACLDADDAFHPQKLEKIVPFINQHSLVTSNIFYIDHATEKELHNHNLVSTQGLVDLKTSFLVNLHTNSLLAFNRNTIRCQWPHHITRMEDGVFLAACFDYVDYCYYLPEKLHFYYKRQGSLCNVPNAGKLFTLQCQQILILIREGKIGIRNPHAVAILERFIKRQLRLEALFEEQHANKICVDYQDFMTKNKPIIYDF
- a CDS encoding peptidylprolyl isomerase, with the translated sequence MKPRVLAIHYTLTNTKGETLDSSAGQEPLYYMEGSGQIIPGLESRISALKVGDKQKVNVPAAEGYGIRDDKLKMTVEKSQLPTKKINVGDQFMVGASQESSMPVTVTEVTETHVTLDGNHPLADQDLTFDIEIVEIRDATDEEMMHGHAHGPHGHHHH